In bacterium HR11, one DNA window encodes the following:
- a CDS encoding Nucleoside-triphosphatase THEP1, whose translation MVDGPWSKVYGPWSDMGTFLLIVGLPGSGKTTLVEQIRAWCPDRRVDGFITREVRDAQGQRVGFDLIDWVTGEAHPLARKAWTEAPARVGRYGVRPDVLDAFVGRLTARNPTPPELWVLDELGKMESFSKGFLQWLATLDLTRQRLVATGPVHPLPAYLPFLHRWRPDVWEVTIGTRADVADRLRAWLQAQGLAIDQGP comes from the coding sequence ATGGTCGATGGTCCATGGTCCAAGGTCTATGGTCCATGGTCTGATATGGGAACGTTCCTGCTAATCGTGGGCTTGCCGGGAAGCGGCAAGACGACGCTCGTCGAGCAGATCCGGGCCTGGTGTCCTGACCGCCGGGTCGACGGCTTCATCACCCGGGAGGTCCGGGACGCCCAGGGCCAGCGGGTCGGCTTCGACCTCATCGACTGGGTCACGGGGGAAGCCCACCCCCTGGCTCGCAAGGCGTGGACCGAGGCGCCGGCCCGGGTCGGCCGATACGGCGTCCGTCCGGACGTCTTAGACGCATTCGTCGGCCGGCTGACGGCTCGCAATCCGACGCCGCCGGAGTTGTGGGTCCTCGACGAACTCGGCAAGATGGAGAGCTTCTCGAAGGGCTTCCTGCAGTGGCTTGCCACGTTGGACCTCACACGCCAGCGGCTGGTCGCCACGGGCCCCGTCCACCCGCTCCCGGCGTACCTGCCCTTTCTGCACCGGTGGCGGCCCGACGTGTGGGAGGTCACCATCGGGACCCGGGCCGACGTCGCCGACCGTCTCCGGGCATGGCTTCAGGCCCAAGGGCTGGCTATAGACCAAGGACCATAG
- the scpA_2 gene encoding Segregation and condensation protein A yields the protein MDRPTEGVVTVELTHDASLLARGHSPYVWLVRLPVFQGPLALLLYLVRQQKLNIYDIPIALLTDQYMAYLSILRECRLEVAVEFLAMAAHLLWLKSRTLLPPDPTDRPEADPADEDPRQPLVRRLLDYEALRKAARWLQHRWRLQRRLSRPVRPGRASSAGDGPPPSRVDAWADPTEVLVRLGQAMAELVRRRRYREPVVLRVHLPRIEDYMADLLRTVRRRTTFQEYLRRCPSRAEQGVAFLALLQLAVQGKMAVEQTEPFGPIFIEVVRRGGKSIRRKDP from the coding sequence ATGGACCGGCCGACCGAAGGGGTCGTGACCGTCGAGCTGACGCATGACGCGAGCCTGCTTGCCCGCGGGCATTCCCCTTACGTCTGGCTCGTCCGCTTGCCGGTCTTTCAGGGCCCCCTGGCCCTCCTGCTTTATCTCGTCCGCCAGCAAAAACTGAACATCTATGACATCCCCATCGCCCTCCTGACGGACCAGTACATGGCTTATCTGTCCATCCTGCGGGAGTGCCGCCTGGAAGTCGCCGTCGAGTTCCTGGCCATGGCGGCGCATCTGCTCTGGCTCAAGAGCCGTACGCTCCTGCCCCCGGACCCGACCGACCGACCCGAGGCCGACCCGGCCGACGAAGATCCCCGTCAGCCCCTGGTGCGGCGCTTGCTGGACTACGAAGCGCTCCGGAAGGCCGCCCGGTGGCTTCAGCACCGGTGGCGGCTCCAGCGGCGGCTGAGCCGTCCCGTCCGGCCCGGCCGTGCGTCGAGCGCTGGGGACGGGCCTCCGCCCTCCCGGGTGGACGCCTGGGCCGACCCGACGGAAGTCCTGGTCCGGCTCGGACAAGCGATGGCCGAGTTGGTCCGCCGGCGCCGCTATCGAGAGCCGGTCGTCCTTCGGGTCCACCTCCCCCGTATCGAAGACTACATGGCCGACCTCTTGCGGACGGTCCGCCGGCGGACGACCTTTCAGGAATACCTCCGTCGGTGCCCTTCCCGGGCCGAGCAGGGCGTCGCTTTTCTGGCCTTGCTCCAGCTTGCCGTCCAGGGGAAAATGGCCGTCGAGCAGACCGAGCCCTTTGGGCCTATCTTCATCGAGGTCGTCCGACGCGGCGGTAAGTCAATAAGGCGGAAGGACCCGTAA
- the nnr gene encoding Bifunctional NAD(P)H-hydrate repair enzyme Nnr: MRILTGAQMREADRVAIEELGVPSLLLMENAGRGVVEGIQRVVPDWRRRRYLIACGRGNNGGDGLVAARHLRLAGVSAVDVVLLGTKDQVRGDARWNLEHYESHYGPVHEVPDEDAWLRWKRDHPTGWDVVVDALFGTGLQKPLTGFPAAWVEEVNQWRHVLRVAVDVPSGLSADTWEVLGPTFRADYTFTMGAPKVCLVFPPACEWAGQWFVVPIGIPPSVLEAAGDLIWPEPSELAVWLPPRPQDAHKGQFGRIVVVGGSPGKLGAPYMAGKSALRIGAGLVTVAVPGTLWPSLMSSLDETMTLGVTDDEGHWSARALADLQPLLETADVLIVGPGLGTSPGAQALMDGLLEVWRKPMVVDADGLNVLALHRDWLERLPPMSVLTPHWGEMARLTGESVETVGRTRIRLSREFAQRYGVILVLKGYRTLTAVPDGRVFVNPTGNPGMATAGMGDVLSGFIGGLLGQTRDPVAAAVLGVYLHGRAGDLAAQRKGTLPLTATDLWETIGEAIRELGVGC; encoded by the coding sequence ATGCGAATCCTGACCGGCGCGCAGATGCGGGAAGCCGACCGGGTCGCCATCGAGGAGCTGGGGGTCCCGTCCCTGCTCCTGATGGAGAACGCCGGCCGGGGCGTCGTCGAGGGGATCCAGCGGGTCGTGCCCGACTGGCGCAGGCGGCGGTATCTCATCGCCTGCGGTCGGGGCAATAACGGGGGCGACGGCCTCGTCGCCGCCCGCCACCTGCGTCTGGCCGGCGTCTCCGCGGTCGACGTCGTCCTCCTGGGGACGAAGGACCAGGTCCGGGGCGACGCCCGTTGGAACCTGGAGCATTACGAGAGCCATTACGGCCCCGTCCACGAGGTCCCCGACGAGGACGCCTGGCTTCGGTGGAAGCGGGACCACCCGACCGGTTGGGACGTCGTCGTCGATGCCCTCTTCGGGACGGGCCTCCAGAAGCCCCTGACGGGGTTTCCGGCCGCCTGGGTCGAGGAGGTCAACCAGTGGCGGCACGTCCTTCGGGTGGCCGTGGACGTCCCGTCCGGGCTTTCCGCCGACACCTGGGAGGTCCTCGGGCCGACCTTCCGGGCCGACTACACCTTCACGATGGGGGCGCCTAAAGTGTGCCTCGTCTTTCCGCCGGCCTGCGAGTGGGCCGGGCAGTGGTTTGTCGTCCCCATCGGGATTCCGCCGTCCGTGCTGGAAGCCGCCGGTGACCTCATCTGGCCGGAGCCATCGGAGCTGGCCGTCTGGCTTCCACCGCGGCCCCAGGACGCTCACAAGGGCCAGTTCGGACGCATCGTCGTCGTCGGCGGCAGTCCCGGCAAACTGGGAGCGCCTTACATGGCCGGCAAGAGCGCCCTCCGGATCGGGGCCGGCCTCGTGACGGTCGCCGTCCCGGGGACGCTCTGGCCGAGCTTGATGAGTTCCCTCGACGAAACGATGACCCTCGGCGTGACGGACGACGAGGGCCACTGGTCGGCTCGGGCCCTGGCGGACCTTCAGCCCCTCCTGGAGACGGCCGACGTCCTCATCGTCGGACCGGGCCTGGGGACGAGTCCCGGCGCCCAGGCCCTGATGGACGGTCTCCTCGAGGTATGGCGGAAGCCGATGGTCGTCGACGCCGACGGCCTGAACGTCTTGGCGCTTCACCGGGACTGGCTCGAGCGGCTTCCGCCGATGTCGGTCCTGACGCCGCACTGGGGGGAGATGGCCCGCCTGACGGGCGAATCCGTCGAGACGGTCGGCCGGACGCGTATCCGTTTGAGTCGGGAATTCGCCCAACGGTATGGCGTCATCCTCGTCCTGAAGGGTTACCGGACGTTGACGGCCGTCCCGGACGGACGGGTCTTCGTGAACCCGACGGGGAACCCCGGGATGGCGACGGCCGGGATGGGGGACGTCCTGAGCGGCTTCATCGGGGGCCTCCTCGGGCAGACCCGGGACCCCGTGGCGGCGGCCGTCCTCGGCGTGTACCTCCACGGCCGGGCCGGCGACCTGGCCGCCCAGCGGAAGGGGACCCTCCCCTTGACGGCGACCGACCTCTGGGAGACCATCGGGGAGGCGATCCGGGAATTGGGGGTCGGGTGTTAG
- the tagG_1 gene encoding Teichoic acid translocation permease protein TagG, translated as MGQALRQLWNARALVYVLVVRELKARYRGSVLGFLWSLMNPLLMLAIYGLVFAFILEQRDPSMSPYVLYLASGLLPWMWLSSSVLQSCTAILDGSALIRKVVFPAEVLPIVYILSNGVHFVLSLLIYLAFAVAFHLRLHVSLISLPLIVAAQLIFTTALGLVLSALTVYFRDLRDLVGNLLTLWFFSSPVIYSMDLPAIRRSAALATLLRFNPATHLLESYHAVLFYGRWPDWSTWAVFTAGALLMFGAAYGFFHRLRDTLVEEV; from the coding sequence ATGGGACAGGCGTTGCGGCAATTGTGGAACGCTCGAGCGCTCGTGTACGTCTTGGTCGTTCGAGAACTGAAGGCCCGCTATCGGGGGTCCGTCTTGGGGTTTCTGTGGTCGCTGATGAATCCCCTCCTGATGCTGGCCATCTATGGCCTCGTCTTTGCGTTCATCCTCGAGCAACGGGACCCCTCGATGTCGCCCTACGTCCTCTACCTGGCCAGCGGGCTCCTGCCCTGGATGTGGCTGTCGTCGAGCGTCCTCCAGAGCTGTACGGCCATCCTGGACGGGAGCGCCCTCATCCGGAAGGTCGTCTTCCCGGCCGAGGTCCTCCCCATCGTGTACATCCTGTCCAACGGCGTCCACTTTGTCCTGAGTCTCCTCATCTACTTAGCGTTCGCCGTCGCCTTTCACCTGCGGCTCCACGTATCGCTCATCAGCCTGCCCCTGATCGTCGCCGCCCAGCTCATCTTTACGACGGCCCTCGGCCTCGTCCTTTCGGCCCTGACGGTCTACTTTCGGGACCTCCGGGACCTCGTCGGGAACCTGCTGACGCTGTGGTTCTTCTCGTCGCCGGTCATCTACTCGATGGACCTCCCGGCCATCCGTCGGTCGGCGGCCCTGGCGACGCTCCTGCGGTTCAACCCGGCGACGCATCTTTTAGAGAGCTATCATGCCGTCCTATTTTACGGTCGGTGGCCCGACTGGTCGACCTGGGCCGTCTTCACGGCCGGTGCCCTCCTGATGTTTGGGGCCGCCTATGGCTTCTTCCACCGACTTCGGGACACGCTCGTCGAGGAAGTGTGA
- a CDS encoding PE-PGRS family protein PE_PGRS18 has protein sequence MKSKETGQMVRRTASLFVVGTLLLAARPGISAQSGGPLLVVLNKSAHTAMLIRPDTKEVLATLPTGRGPHEAAVSPDGRWAYVADYGTQSEPGHTLTVLDLVGRKVHRTIDLAPFRRPHGLAVLPDGRVAVTCEENQALVVVDPEAGRVDFSVATDQRVSHMVVVTPDGARAFVANIGDGSVTVIDLKERAKLATVPVAPGTEGIALSPDGRFVYVANRAADTIAVLDAGSSRVLRQAPTCKFPIRIKALPDGRHLLVSCAQANQVALHDAATLERIRTLDVGRTPIGIVLEPSGRRAYVAFSGDDRVGVIDLQEWRVVDTIPTGDEPDGMALSRRP, from the coding sequence GTGAAATCGAAGGAGACGGGGCAAATGGTCCGACGGACGGCGTCCCTCTTTGTAGTAGGGACCCTGCTTCTGGCGGCCCGCCCGGGCATCTCGGCCCAATCCGGCGGGCCTCTCCTGGTCGTCCTCAACAAGTCGGCCCACACGGCCATGCTGATCCGGCCCGACACAAAGGAGGTCCTCGCCACGCTCCCGACGGGCCGGGGTCCCCATGAGGCGGCCGTCTCGCCCGACGGCCGCTGGGCTTACGTCGCCGACTACGGGACCCAAAGCGAGCCGGGCCACACCCTGACGGTCCTCGACCTCGTCGGTCGGAAGGTCCATCGGACGATCGACTTGGCGCCCTTCCGACGGCCCCACGGCCTGGCCGTCCTGCCCGACGGGCGGGTCGCCGTGACCTGTGAGGAGAATCAAGCCCTCGTCGTCGTGGACCCCGAGGCCGGACGGGTCGATTTCTCCGTTGCGACGGACCAGCGGGTCTCCCACATGGTCGTCGTGACGCCGGACGGGGCGCGGGCCTTTGTGGCCAACATCGGGGACGGGTCCGTCACGGTCATCGACCTGAAGGAGCGGGCGAAGCTGGCGACGGTCCCGGTCGCGCCGGGGACCGAGGGCATCGCCCTGTCGCCGGATGGCCGCTTTGTGTATGTGGCCAACCGGGCCGCCGACACGATCGCCGTCCTCGACGCCGGGTCGTCCCGAGTCCTCCGGCAGGCCCCGACGTGCAAGTTCCCGATCCGCATCAAGGCCCTGCCCGACGGCCGGCACCTGCTGGTCTCCTGCGCCCAGGCGAATCAGGTCGCCCTTCACGACGCGGCGACGCTCGAACGGATTCGTACCCTGGACGTCGGGCGCACGCCGATCGGCATCGTCCTCGAGCCGTCGGGTCGGCGGGCCTACGTGGCCTTTTCGGGGGACGACCGGGTCGGCGTCATCGACCTTCAAGAGTGGCGGGTCGTCGACACGATCCCGACGGGCGACGAACCCGACGGGATGGCCCTGAGCCGGCGGCCCTGA
- the garR gene encoding 2-hydroxy-3-oxopropionate reductase: protein MMTVTSVGLIGGGRMGQAMARRLHAQGVPVQVWNRTAERLQPLAAEGIPVTTDLPALLKGHPVWLTILADGPATRSVWSMPGGMAEHAAPDKVWLQMGSIDYPTTLALAHEARQRGLRFLDAPVLGGPMDVPTGRLIVMAGGDEEVLEAVRPVLEALSGRIVPMGPVGTGTLAKLASNLLLAHMVVGLAEWLSFGQQVGLDPLRLWEVVKNSKLYNPVFEAKFPAMLEENFQPSFALQWMTKDLWNILEAARQFGAYTPVAHTMTALYQAAQNHGLGEDDYSAVHQILRLFSRGAGG from the coding sequence ATGATGACGGTGACTTCCGTAGGCCTCATCGGCGGGGGTCGGATGGGTCAGGCGATGGCCCGCCGACTCCACGCCCAGGGCGTTCCCGTCCAGGTCTGGAACCGCACGGCCGAGCGGCTTCAGCCCCTGGCGGCCGAGGGGATTCCCGTCACGACGGACCTGCCGGCCCTCCTGAAGGGACATCCCGTCTGGCTGACTATCCTGGCCGACGGACCGGCGACCCGGTCCGTGTGGTCCATGCCGGGCGGCATGGCCGAGCATGCGGCGCCGGACAAGGTCTGGCTCCAAATGGGCTCGATCGACTACCCGACGACCCTGGCTTTGGCCCATGAAGCCCGCCAGCGGGGCCTCCGATTCCTGGACGCGCCGGTCTTAGGCGGCCCCATGGACGTCCCGACGGGCCGCCTCATCGTCATGGCGGGCGGCGATGAAGAGGTCCTCGAAGCCGTCCGCCCGGTCTTAGAGGCCCTCAGCGGCCGGATCGTCCCGATGGGCCCCGTCGGGACCGGTACATTGGCCAAGCTCGCCAGCAATCTCCTGCTGGCCCACATGGTCGTCGGCCTCGCCGAGTGGTTGAGCTTCGGCCAGCAGGTCGGCCTGGACCCCCTCCGCCTGTGGGAGGTCGTCAAGAATTCGAAGCTGTATAACCCCGTCTTCGAGGCGAAGTTCCCGGCCATGCTGGAGGAAAACTTCCAGCCCAGTTTTGCCCTCCAGTGGATGACCAAGGACCTGTGGAACATCTTGGAGGCGGCCCGTCAGTTTGGGGCTTACACGCCCGTCGCCCATACGATGACGGCCCTCTATCAGGCGGCTCAGAACCACGGCCTCGGCGAGGACGATTACTCGGCCGTCCATCAGATCCTGCGGCTCTTCTCCCGGGGCGCCGGCGGCTAA